The following proteins are encoded in a genomic region of Limanda limanda chromosome 22, fLimLim1.1, whole genome shotgun sequence:
- the psmb6 gene encoding proteasome subunit beta type-6, with amino-acid sequence MAAGATMMMESGQRFSTKSDLVPDWARQEVSTGTTIMAVEYDGGVVIGADSRTTTGAYIANRVTDKLTPIHDRIFCCRSGSAADTQAIADMVTYQLGFHSIELDEPPLVETAANLFRASCYRYREELSAGILVAGWDRRKGGQVYCVPIGGMLVRQPLSVGGSGSTYIYGFMDANYKPGMSKDQCMELAATALSLAMERDGSSGGVVRLASISEEGVERRVILGNQLPRFSTH; translated from the exons ATGGCGGCAGGAGCGACAATGATGATGGAGTCCGGGCAGAGATTCTCGACTAAAAGCGACCTGGTTCCGGACTGGGCTCGCCAGGAAGTCAGCACCGGG accACCATCATGGCGGTGGAGTATGATGGAGGAGTGGTGATCGGTGCGGACTCTCGTACAACCACAGG AGCCTACATCGCCAACCGAGTCACAGACAAACTGACTCCGATCCACGACCGGATCTTCTGCTGCAG GTCCGGATCGGCGGCGGACACCCAGGCCATCGCTGACATGGTCACCTACCAGCTGGGCTTCCACAG catcgAGCTGGACGAGCCCCCATTGGTGGAGACGGCCGCCAACCTGTTCAGAGCGAGCTGCTACCGCTACCGAGAGGAGCTGTCTGCTGGGATCCTGGTGGCCGGGTGGGACCGCAGGAAGGGGGGGCAG gtgtaCTGCGTCCCTATCGGTGGCATGCTGGTGAGGCAGCCTCTGTCTGTGggcggcagcggcagcaccTACATCTACGGCTTCATGGACGCCAACTACAAACCTGGGATGAGCAAAGACCAGTGTATGGAGCTCGCTGCTACAG ctcTGTCTCTGGCGATGGAGCGAGACGGATCCAGCGGGGGTGTGGTCAGACTGGCGAGCATCTCAGAGGAGGGCGTGGAGAGGCGTGTCATCCTGGGAAATCAGCTGCCACGATTctctacacactga